The following are encoded together in the Nyctibius grandis isolate bNycGra1 chromosome 5, bNycGra1.pri, whole genome shotgun sequence genome:
- the KCNA6 gene encoding potassium voltage-gated channel subfamily A member 6, with amino-acid sequence MRAEEPLALAAPRAGGGEAEAPGEERSGGSCCSSERLVINISGLRFETQLRTLSIFPDTLLGDPSRRVRYFDPLRNEYFFDRNRPSFDAILYYYQSGGRLRRPVHVPLDIFLEEIRFYQLGQEAIETFQEDEGFIQEEEKPLPQHHFQRQVWLLFEYPESSGPARAIAIVSVLVILISIVIFCLETLPEFRQEPKGAQLGFGEEAPPGDEALLPAPPPSGTPPPLRPAAGAGPFFTDPFFLIETLCIIWFSFELLVRFFACPSKPEFSRNIMNIIDIVAIIPYFITLGTELAQQQQQKQQPGSSSNNGGQQQAMSLAILRVIRLVRVFRIFKLSRHSKGLQILGKTLQASMRELGLLIFFLFIGVILFSSAVYFAETDDPDSLFTSIPDAFWWAVVSMTTVGYGDMYPMTIGGKIVGSLCAIAGVLTIALPVPVIVSNFNYFYHRETDHEEQCQYTHVTCGQQQSPFSEPKKGDSNQSLSKSEFLEAEDLESMKYSNFIPPNNQGYKEKKMLTEV; translated from the coding sequence ATGCGGGCAGAGGAGCCGCTGGCGCTGGCGgccccgcgggcgggcggcggcgaggCGGAGGCGCCGGGCGAGGAGCGGAGcggaggcagctgctgcagcagcgaGCGGCTGGTGATCAACATCTCGGGGCTGCGGTTCGAGACGCAGCTGCGGACCCTCTCCATCTTCCCCGACACGCTGCTGGGCGACCCCAGCCGCCGGGTGCGCTACTTCGACCCGCTCCGCAACGAGTACTTCTTCGACCGCAACCGCCCCAGCTTCGACGCCATCCTCTACTACTACCAGTCTGGGGGGCGGCTCCGCCGGCCGGTCCATGTGCCCCTCGACATCTTCCTGGAGGAGATCCGCTTCTACCAGCTGGGCCAGGAGGCCATCGAGACCTTCCAGGAGGACGAGGGCTTCATTCAAGAGGAGGAgaagcccctgccccagcaccactTCCAGCGCCAGGTCTGGCTGCTCTTTGAGTACCCCGAGAGTTCCGGGCCGGCCCGGGCCATCGCCATCGTCTCCGTGCTGGTCATCCTCATCTCCATTGTCATCTTCTGCCTGGAGACCCTGCCCGAGTTTCGCCAGGAGCCCAAGGGCGCCCAGCTCGGCTTTGGGGAGGAGGCGCCTCCCGGCGACGAGGCGCTGCTGCCGGCGCCGCCGCCGAGCGGGACTCCACCGCCCctgcgccccgccgccggcgccGGCCCCTTCTTCACCGACCCCTTCTTCCTCATCGAGACCCTGTGCATCATCTGGTTCTCCTTTGAGCTCCTCGTCCGCTTTTTCGCCTGCCCCAGCAAGCCCGAGTTCTCCCGCAACATCATGAACATCATCGACATCGTGGCCATCATCCCCTACTTCATCACCCTGGGCACTGAGctggcccagcagcagcagcagaagcagcagcccgggagcagcagcaacaacGGGGGTCAGCAGCAAGCTATGTCCCTGGCCATCCTCAGAGTCATCCGCCTGGTCAGGGTCTTCAGGATCTTCAAGCTCTCCAGGCACTCCAAGGGGCTGCAGATCTTGGGGAAGACTCTCCAGGCCAGCatgagggagctgggcctcctcatcttcttcctcttcatcgGGGTGATCCTCTTCTCCAGTGCTGTCTACTTTGCAGAGACTGATGACCCCGACTCCCTGTTCACGAGCATCCCTGATGCTTTTTGGTGGGCAGTGGTGTCCATGACCACTGTGGGCTATGGGGACATGTATCCCATGACAATTGGTGGCAAGATTGTGGGCTCCTTGTGTGCCATCGCAGGTGTGCTCACCATtgccctccctgtccctgtcaTCGTGTCCAACTTCAACTACTTCTACCACCGAGAGACTGATCATGAAGAGCAGTGCCAGTATACCCATGTCACTTGTGGCCAGCAGCAGTCACCCTTCTCTGAGCCCAAGAAGGGGGACAGTAATCAGTCTCTCAGCAAATCTGAATTCCTGGAAGCAGAAGACCTGGAGTCCATGAAATATTCCAACTTCATTCCTCCCAACAACCAGGgttataaagagaagaaaatgctgacAGAGGTGTGA